The DNA sequence aagcgaggggcgtataggtggcgcctctcTGAGAGCTCcgttatattttttcaattttctagaatttttggatgaaaaaatatcaaaaataaaaactgtcttttttagtttcggatatactggaagaaagtttcagaactatctttttcaaaatatcaaaatcaaatcagaatttgaaactatcatcatatttttgaaaaatgtgtatatcaaaaatagaaaatatttttgataagtaaTCTCTTCTCAAATCAACTTCTATAATTGTATCaaaattaaatcagaatttgaaactatcatcatatttttggaaaaggtgtatatcaaaaacagtaaatatttttgataagcgGTCTCTTCTCAAATCAACCCCCTATAAATTGAGGTCagacatcataaaatttaatgcacacaattttttttaagcttatttgtcttctccaactaatataataatgagttacactatgCTAGATATTTGTGCTAAATGTATTGAATGGTGATAGAGATGATTGGCTGATAAGAGCAAGAGTTCGTCGGATGTGGGAATAATacagtcttgacatgatattgttGGATGAAaagttcaataaattaattgttaGGCATACATGTTTGTtcgttatttttttataatgtttgttttgttcatcggacatgtttgttgttaatttttatatgatttactttgtatacaggaaaagaTTATTCATGCAACACTTCCACAATATCTGTTTGCTCGGTTCAAGCATCTTTTAAGTGAAAGTTGTTTATAaagtatcaaaaaaaataaagatttttgCAACTCGCAAGCAAGGTCAGTTATAGATTGCGATCGCATGgatttaaattgatgtttttgcGGACAACCAATCCAAAAAAAAGAAGGAGGGAATCACTAATAAACCTGTGAATAGATTGGACTTCATACATCCCGAGATGATTAATGTTCGTACAACTAGAACATAATGTCTAGGATGGTTTCAAAGTTGTATCTCAATATTTTTTAGACTTTTACGCACCAATGTTAAACacatctaaaattaaaatttgtcgtGCTTTGAATCATTTGCATccagatttttattttcatttttccactcatgaattatagtccaattttacaattttatatattaatattggtattgtatcgagatgtttataatataaatttatttttattctataaatattaattttaaatcattaatataatttttataagttgcctcaaatttattttattttataaatattaatattaaattgttaatataattttttataacccgccgcaacgcgcggcttctcaactagtttgaATAAACAGAAGATGAGATCCGTAATATTAATCAACTACTAAAGTTCAAGTATTTGGACTATCaaatttttaacattttaaatttaatatataatataaatttaaacatcaaacgtTTTATTTACTTATaagcatatattaaaaatattaattcactACTCTGTGATTTATTTGTCATGTTCATTTATTTGAATGCTTTCTATataatatcagagtttgaaattttctttttaaataaaaaatgagaatactattattttattcaatttatcaatttattggccttatatgtttatacattaaaatttgaatttattcacttaattttatttctttggTGACACATACGGGTACACCAATATAAGTTATACCttgtataataaaattatgtataaatatttaaatattccaTATTAATCTTGTGAGAAGTTAAATATGCATATTTTCGCCCAAACCTCTTAGATATTTTGcgtcatttaaaaaaataaaaataaattttgatgcaTGGCTTGTTTAATGTTCCCACACTTCACATGTGAGTAGTGAGTGCAAGATCTACTGGTTACAAACTTGATCATTCTTGTCTTCACTCCTGTCTTGTGAAAAGAATCCGTCAAGTAATTCAATTAAAAcatgttatttatataataaatgagGCAAAACATCACGCCAAGGGCCCTAACCttaattattgaatcattgAAATCATGGGTATAGGATTCTATTGTCAATGCTCATGCTCATCCTGTGCCCATGGACCCATTTCTGTTGTCACTCACCAAACCAAACCAAGGGCATGAACCTGTCGACCATCATCTACTACAAAAATGGGAGAGTAAAGCTCGGAATCAGAATTTCGAAACATCCGAGTCAGGATATTTAATTTCCACAATTTTATCAAATACCCAAAAATAGtagaactaaaaaaataaagggtccgtttggttgagagaagcagaagctgcttctggtttctacttctcttgacccgtttgtgtaaagaattagaagcatttttaagaagctgagaagaatagtttctgctttttttccaaacaatttattaacttatttacttctcacttctacttcacttctttattataagtaagaaattactttttttaagctaacccaaacggtcCCAAAATTTACTCACTTTTTAAAGACGAGAAATATTATACTAAATTTGGATTTTAGCTGATCGGTCGAGATTTGAGTTCAGTTTATGACATTAAGTTAGCCCCTCTCTAGTTGGTCTACTGGGCATCAATAACAATGTTCATTCATACTACCCCgtaagattttttgtttttacctAGCTCCCGAATGTTACTACTCGGTTAACATTAGTACTTGTAGTAAAAGAAGAATGACCAGAGTGGTCAGTGGAGAAAGGAGGAAAATAAATGTCAGTTACTACATTACTAATGAAGGGTGTGTTTGTTTATGAAGTTGGTTTCAATTGACATATTGAGGAAGCTGTTGGCCTCTATGTTCTCTGTACTCAAAGTGGGGCTGTGTCCTAAAAGATGCAAGAGAGAAGGCCAGTGGTTGTCCTGTCACATGGCAGGTACCTATCAAACAAGAAACTTATTTTATCTCTTTTCTTGGACGCAAGCATTTTCTTCACTATATTATCAACACATTATGCATAATAATAGATATCCTGCAAGACTGCAGCTTCATTTCATTTAACCCCGCAGAGATCATACTTAGACCATCTACAATGCAGGGACACATTGTGCCTCGGGGCATGCAAAAAAGAAGTGGGCACCTCATATACACATGTTTAGCATTGGAGAGAAGTTAAAAAAAGCGGCCATGGACAGCATGGTGTCCCTGGACAACTTCTGTAAAACCtgcttatttatattattttattacaaaaactGAAAAATGCTGCAGCTACTTTATACACATACATCAACAATTGAAATGAGGAAACGGTAATATTAACGTTACGAATGTAACGTTAATATATTAACggtaagattttttttttataaatacctaaaaattcacattttattaTTCACACTCTTACttcttgaaaaattaaaatttctctcAAAAGATGAATCCAAATAATCCCCCACCTCCAAATTCTACAAATCCGAACCCTCAatttccatatccatatccaaattCTTATTTCCCAAAtccacaaaattttaattctcaaACCCCAAATTCTCAATACCCATTTCCACATTCTCAAAATTCTCAATATCCattttcatatcctcaaaaTTCTCCATATCAGTATCCATTTCCTACATTTTCAAATTCACAATTTGAAACTCAACAATCACCTCCTAATTTCGAAAATTCTCCACACTCACAAGTGCCCGCCTTTAATAATAGAAATTTTATTGATCTAAATGATGATTTTGAGGAAACTGAAGAAGTACGAGAAATTACTGGACAGTGGAAGTGGGCTGAAGATAAGCTTTTAATAAGTGCATGGTTGAATGTGTCAATTGATCCCCTAGTGGGCACTGATCAAAAAGCCGACGCATTTTGGGACCGAATTCAACAATATTGCGAGGAAGATAATCCCGGTGTCATCAAGAGAGGAGCTGCAGCTATGAGAAAAAGGTGGCAACGCATAAATGAAGGTGCTCAGAAATTTGGATCATGTTATGAAGACGCTTATAAGAAAATGGGGAGTGGTGCAAATTTGGATGACGTAAATGAGAAAGCTCATATTTTGCATTCTGCCAAATACAAAAAGAAGTCTAACTTTGATAAGCATTGGTTTGAGCTTCGTAGACAACCCAAGTGGAGAACTCCTTCAACCACTGACAGTTCGAAAAGAACTAAAATAAGCAGCTCTGGAGCTTACTCATCATCGGGAAATAACGATACACCAACAAGTGAGAATGTTGCTGAATCTCCTGTTCGTCCTAAAGGTAGGGAAGCGGCTAAAAGAAAGGGAAAGGGAAAGGCAAGAGCGGTACAAGCGTCCGATGAGTGGGAAGAATTACGAGCTAGTACATGTCGAAAGCTAAATCTAATGGAAGCAATAAATGAAACTCGTCAAAAGGAAATTGAGACTCGAGAAAAAGAGATTGAGGCAAAGCAAACTGAAATGGATTTACAAGTCATTTTGGCAGATACTACTAAAATGAATGATATTCAGCGGATGGCTCATTCAAAATTGCTTGAAAAAATTATGGCAAGGAACtagtttgtttttatttgtttgtaatGTAGCCGTTGGAGGCTAGTGTTTGTTTTCATTTGTTTGTAATATAGCCGTTGGAGTCTAGTGTTTGTTTTCATTTGTTTGTAATATAGCCGTTGGAGTCTAGTGTTTGTTTTCATTTGTTTGTAATATAGCCGTTGGAGTCTAGTGTTTGTTTTCATTTGTTTGTAATGTAGCCGTTGGAGGCTAGTGTTAGAATATATTCGTTTTTTTCTTCTATATAAACTACTTGTGTTAGTTTGTTCAATTCACTTTACAATGGATCAAACACCTTCACTAGAAAAGTTTACTGAAGAATTCATCGATGAGTTTTGTTTCGATGATGCTGAAGACAATCGTCGTCTTGAGTTGTATCATGAAATATACGGACAGAGCTCACGATCCAAGCCTCGAAAAAGTATATTCAGAGACCGTGAATCAGGTCATCAGCGTCTCATGAATGATTACTTTTCACCGAATCCAGTATATCCTGAACAAATCTTCCGCCGAAGATTTCGTATGGGAAGACATGTTTTTCTGCGTATTGTGGATGCTCTTTCAAATTCTGATCCATACTTTCAACAAAGAATCGATGCAGTGGGAAGAAAAGGCTTATCACCTTTACAAAAATGCACTGCAGCAATACGTATGTTGGCGTATGGAGTATCTGCTGACGCTGTTGATGATTATGTTCGTATTGGAGAGACTACGGCGATTGAATGCTTAAAGAAATTTGTCTCTAATATCATTATGATATTTGAGAGTGAATACTTGCGCAAGCCGAACTCCAATGATGTAGAACGTCTACTACAGATGGGCGAGGCTCGTGGATTTCCTGGTATGATGGGCAGCATTGACTGCATGCACTGGCAGTGGAAAAATTGTCCTAAAGCGTGGAAGGGAATGTTCATGAGTGGTCACAAAGGAGTTGCAACAATTTTACTAGAAGCTGTTGCTTCATCTGATCTATGGATATGGCATGCATTTTTTGGAGTTGCTGGATcaaataatgacataaatgtATTAGACCGATCACCAGTATTTGATGAAGTGTTACAAGGTCGTGCTCCAGAGGTAAATTATACTATCAATGGGAACAATTATAATATGGGCTACTACTTGACAGATGGAATATATCCTGAATGGGCAACATTTGTGAAAACAATATCACGTCCACAAGgtgagaaaagaaaattattttcgaAATATCAAGAAAGTCAGCGAAAAGATGTTGAACGAGCGTTTGGTGTGTTGCAGTCTCGTTTCGCAATTGTTCGTGGTCCTTCACGTTTTTGGGACAAAGCGGATCTTGGGAGAATTATGAGAGCATGCATCATAATACATAACATGATTGTTGAAGACGAGAGGGACACGTACGCCACTCAATTTGGTCCTTTACCAACTTATGATGATGCAACAAATGGCTTAATGCAACCAAATTTAGGTGAAGAACCTTTTATCCCGTATGAAACGTATATTCAAAATATCATACAGCTGCGTGATAAACGGACACATCGTCAGCTCCAAAATGACTTGATTGAGCATATCTCGCAGTTTCACAACAatcgttaatttttatattgtaatttttaaatttaatgctTTCCTGTGTGATGTTTATGTAACATTTTATCAtttaagtttttaataatatgatgCATTTTAATTACAtgatatgttttttattttaataaaattttttaaaaaataaacacaGAATAtgagaattagaaaaattaagttaaattgtAACGACATAGCATACGTAAATTTACTACAAATATGagacaataaaataattaaaatgggTCCTACAAAAATAAAGCAAATGGGCTGTACATTGCATGAGCTTGGATAGTTTTGGACGGTGGACAGTTTTGTGATGAGGTGGTATCCAAAT is a window from the Daucus carota subsp. sativus chromosome 8, DH1 v3.0, whole genome shotgun sequence genome containing:
- the LOC108198374 gene encoding glutathione S-transferase T3-like produces the protein MNPNNPPPPNSTNPNPQFPYPYPNSYFPNPQNFNSQTPNSQYPFPHSQNSQYPFSYPQNSPYQYPFPTFSNSQFETQQSPPNFENSPHSQVPAFNNRNFIDLNDDFEETEEVREITGQWKWAEDKLLISAWLNVSIDPLVGTDQKADAFWDRIQQYCEEDNPGVIKRGAAAMRKRWQRINEGAQKFGSCYEDAYKKMGSGANLDDVNEKAHILHSAKYKKKSNFDKHWFELRRQPKWRTPSTTDSSKRTKISSSGAYSSSGNNDTPTSENVAESPVRPKGREAAKRKGKGKARAVQASDEWEELRASTCRKLNLMEAINETRQKEIETREKEIEAKQTEMDLQVILADTTKMNDIQRMAHSKLLEKIMARN
- the LOC108198375 gene encoding uncharacterized protein LOC108198375, with the protein product MDQTPSLEKFTEEFIDEFCFDDAEDNRRLELYHEIYGQSSRSKPRKSIFRDRESGHQRLMNDYFSPNPVYPEQIFRRRFRMGRHVFLRIVDALSNSDPYFQQRIDAVGRKGLSPLQKCTAAIRMLAYGVSADAVDDYVRIGETTAIECLKKFVSNIIMIFESEYLRKPNSNDVERLLQMGEARGFPGMMGSIDCMHWQWKNCPKAWKGMFMSGHKGVATILLEAVASSDLWIWHAFFGVAGSNNDINVLDRSPVFDEVLQGRAPEVNYTINGNNYNMGYYLTDGIYPEWATFVKTISRPQGEKRKLFSKYQESQRKDVERAFGVLQSRFAIVRGPSRFWDKADLGRIMRACIIIHNMIVEDERDTYATQFGPLPTYDDATNGLMQPNLGEEPFIPYETYIQNIIQLRDKRTHRQLQNDLIEHISQFHNNR